The window GCGCTGGGCGACGGCTTCGAGGCGCTGATGCAGCGGCTGGCGCGCAGCCTGCTCGACGCCGGCTACGGCGACCCGCATCCCTGGGTGGCGAAGGGCCGGCGGCTGTTCTTCCTGGACGACCACGGCCAGGTGCTCGCGGTGCCGCACACCGCGGCGCTGCGCACGCTGGCCGCGCGGCTGGGCCACGACATCGGCCAGATGCGCGCCGGCTTCAACGACCGCGAGTACCTGGTGCAGCCGAGCTACCGCGACGACAACGCCTGGCTGTGGCTGCCCGAGCAGGCCGCGCCGGCGGCCGAGACCCCGGTGCCGCAACCTCAGGCGGCCGGCGCGAACGACACACCGCCACAGCCCGCGCAGGCGCCACCCGAGGCCGTCCGCTACCGCTACCCCGAGTGGGACCGGCTGATCGCGCGCCAGCGGCCCGCGTGGTGCACGGTGCTGGAGACGCGGCCGCTCGCGCTGCCGCGATCGGGGCGCGCGGCGGTGGCCGCCCGCACCGCACGGCGCAAGCCGCTGCGCGTGCCGGTGACGCCGGCGTTCGCGCGCGGCGCGCAGCTGGACGGCGACGAGTTCGACCTCGACGCGCTGGCGCAGGCCGCCACCGCCGGCCGCGCCGGCCTGGCGCCCGATGCGCGCGTGCACCGCCGCCGCGCGCGGCAGGCCGAGCCGCGCGCGAGCCTGTGGCTGATCGATGCGTCGGCCTCCAGCGCGGGGCCGGCGCGCGGACACGATGGCGCGACCAGCCTGCTGCAGGCGGCGCGCCAGGCGGCCTGGCTGGCGGCCCGCAGCGCGCAGGGGCCGCGCCACGCCTGCGCGATCCACGGCTTCTGCTCCGAGGGCCGCGAGGCGGTGCACTACCGGCGGCTGAAGGACTTCGGCGACGCGCTGGATGCGGACGCGGCGGCGCGCCTGGACGGGCTGGCCGCCGGCCTGTCGACCCGGCTGGGCGCGGCGCTGCGCCACGCCACGGCGCTGCTGGGCCGGCAACGCGCCGCGCGGCGCACGCTGGTGCTGGTGAGCGACGGCGAGCCGCACGACATCGACACGCACGACCCGCGCTACCTGGTGGAGGACGCGCGCCGCGCGGTGCAGGCCGCGGCGCGGCGCGGCATCACGGTGCGCTGCGTGGGGCTGGACCCGGCGGCGGCGCCGGCGCTGCGGCGCATCTTCGGTGCCGGCGGCTACTGCGTGCCGGCCCGGGCCGACGCGCTGCCGTCACTGCTGGCGCGCGCGGCGCTGTCGAGCCCCGGACGCTGAACGCCCCGCGGGGGCGACGGGGCTTGGTCCGGCGGGCTGCCGCGGCCGGCACGCTGCGGCATCATCGTGGCCCCCGCCCTTTCCGGCCCCCGACACAGGACCTCCCCATGAGCTTCACCACCGAACAACAGCCCGGCGTCTGCGAGCAGGCCCCGGCCGCGACGAAGGGCTTCACGCTGAACCACAGCATGCTGCGCGTGAAGGATCCGAAGGTTTCGCTGGACTTCTACACGCGCGTGCTCGGCATGCGCCTGCTGCGCAAGCTGGACTTTCCGGAGATGAGCTTCTCGCTCTACTTCCTGGCGCAGGCCGAGGAAGCCGCCATGGCGCCGCAGGACGTGGGCGAGCGCACCGCGTGGACCTTCGCGCAGCGCGGCATCCTGGAGCTCACGCACAACTGGGGCACCGAGAACGACACCGAGTTCAAGTACCACGACGGCAATGCCAAGCCGCAGGGCTTCGGCCACATCTGCATCTCGGTGCCCGACCTCGACGCCGCGGTGCGCTGGTTCGACGAGAACGGCGTGACCTACGTGAAGCGTCCCGAGCAGGGCAAGATGAAGGACGTGGCCTTCATCAAGGACGCCGACGGCTACTGGATCGAGATCGTCGAGCCGGCGCGGCTGGCGAAGCTGGGACGCCCGGCTTGAGCGACGACGCGGCGCCCGAGCACTGGGCCGCCGACGCCGGCGAGCGCGACGTGGCCCGGCTGGACATCCCGCCGCACGCGAGCCGCGAGCGCGGCTTCGAGATCTACTGCAGCCTGGCCGTGAAGGCGCAGGGCGGCGGCGAGGCTTGGCACGAGCTGCGGGTGCTGGTGGACGGCGCGCTGGCGTGGTCGCGTCGCGTGAGCACGCAGCCGGTCGGCCGCGATTCGCTCGACGTGCGGCTGCGCCGCCAGGTCCCGGCCGGACAGCCTCTGCGACTGACCGCGGTGGCGCAGACGCAGCGCGCCACGCGGCTGGGGCTGGTGATCACCGCCGACGAGGAATGACGGGCGCGTCAACGACGGACAACGGGGTGACGACGATGGGCAGCAGCTGGTTCGAAGGCTTCGAGAGCCGCACGTTCGACATCGACGGCGTGCCGCTGTTCGCCCGCTACGGCGGCCAGCCCGACGGGCCGCCGCTGCTGCTGCTGCACGGCTACCCGCAGACGCACGCGATCTGGCATCGCGTGGCGCAGCGGCTGGCTGATCGCTACCGGCTGGTGATGCCCGACCTGCGCGGCTACGGCCGTTCGGCCAAGCCGCCCGGCGCGCACGACCACGCCAACTACAGCAAGCGCGCGATGGCGGCCGACGTGCTGGGCGTGATGCGCGCGCTGGGCCACGAGCGCTTCTTCGTGGCCGGCCACGACCGCGGCGGGCGCGTGGCGCACCGGCTGGCGCTGGACCATCCGCAGGCGGTGCGCAAGCTGTGCGTGCTGGACATCGTGCCCACGCTGACGATGTACGAGCGCACCGACATGGCCTTCGCGCAGGCCTACTACCACTGGTTCTACCTGATCCAGCCGGCGCCGCTGCCCGAGAAGCAGATCGGCGCCGACCCGGGCTGGTACCTGCGGCACACGCTGGGCGGCTGGGGCAGCAAAGGGATTTCCTTCATCGAACCGGAGGCGCTGGCCGACTACGACCACGGCTTCTGCACGCCCGAGGGCGTGCACGGCGCCTGCGAGGACTACCGCGCCGCGGCCGGCATCGACCTCGAGCACGACCGCGCCAGCCGCAAGGCCGGGCAGCGCGTGGCCTGCGACCTGCACGTGCTGTGGGGCGCGCGCGGCGTGGTGGCGAAGCAGTTCCAGCCGATCGCCGACTGGCAGGCCGCCTGCAGCGGCGCGGTGAGCGGCTACGCGGTGCCGGCCGGGCACTTCATTCCCGAGGAGCTGCCGGCGCTGACAGCGACGGAGCTGCAGAACTTCTTCGGCGGCGGCTGAGGAGGTCGGGAGGCCCTGATGGCCCCTGACACCCGGCCCGGCTAGCATCCGCCGGTCGTCGCGATCCGAGGAACCGTCATGCCCGCCTGGCTGTTGCGTCTGAACGAACACTTCCCGATCCGCTACTTCGTCTGGCTGGCCTGTGCGGTCGGCGCGTTGCTGAGCGCGCTGGTGTGGGTGGTGACCGGCAGCGGCGGCCTGGTGCTGCTGGTGTTCTTGGCGCTCGTGGGCACCGGCGTGCACGACGTGCGGCAGTCGCGCCACTCGGTGCTGCGCAACTACCCGGTGATCGGCCACCTGCGCTTCTTCTTCGAGTTCATCCGGCCGGAGATGCGGCAGTACTTCATCGAGGGCGACAACGAGGCGGCGCCGTTCTCGCGCCAGCAGCGCTCGCTGGTCTACCAGCGCGCCAAGGGCGAGCCCGACAAGCGGCCGTTCGGCACGCAGCACGACGTGGGCGCCGAGGGCTACGAGTGGATCAACCACTCGATCGCGCCCACCACGCTCGCGAGCCATGACTTCCGCATCACGGTGGGCGGCGAGCGGGCGCAGCCGTACAGCGCGTCGATCTTCAACATCTCGGCGATGAGCTTCGGTGCGCTGAGCGCCAACGCCATCCTCGCGCTCAACGCCGGCGCCAAGCGCGGCGGCTTCGCGCACGACACCGGCGAGGGCTCGATCAGCCGCTACCACCGCGAGCACGGCGGCGACCTGATCTGGGAGATCGGCTCGGGCTACTTCGGCTGCCGCCACGACGACGGCTCGTTCAGCGAGGAGCGCTTCGCCGAGACGGCGCGCGACCCGCAGGTGAAGATGATCGAGCTCAAGCTGAGCCAGGGTGCCAAGCCCGGCCACGGCGGCGTGCTGCCGGGCCCGAAGGTGACGCCGGAGATCGCTGCGGCGCGCGGCGTGGCGGTGGGCGTGGATTGCGTGTCGCCGTCGCGCCATGCCGCCTTCGACTCGCCGGTGGGCATGCTGCAGTTCATCGAGAAGCTGCGCACGCTGTCGGGCGGCAAGCCGGTGGGCTTCAAGCTGTGCATCGGCCACCCGTGGGAGTGGTTCGCGATCGCCAAGGCGATGCGAGAGACGAATCTGCTGCCGGACTTCATCGTGGTCGACGGCGCCGAGGGCGGCACCGGCGCGGCGCCGCTGGAGTTCACCGACCACGTGGGCGCGCCGCTGCAGGAAGGGTTGATGCTGGTGCACAACACGCTGACCGGCATCGGGCTGCGCGATCGCATCCAGCTCGGCTGCGCCGGCAAGGTGGTGAGCGCCTTCGACATCGCGCGGCTGATGGCGCTGGGCGCCGACTGGTGCAACGCGGGGCGCGGCTTCATGTTCGCGCTGGGCTGCATCCAGGCGCAGGCCTGCCACACCGGCCACTGCCCGACCGGCGTGACCACGCAGGACCCGATGCGCCAGAAGGCGCTGGTGGTGCCGACCAAGGCCGACCGCGTGTTCATGTTCCACCAGGAGACGCTGCGCGCGCTGAAGGAGCTGGTGCAGGCCGCCGGGCTGCAGCACCCGCGCGAGATCACCGCCGCGCACATCGTGCGGCGCGTGGCCGACCACGAGGTGAAGCTGCTGGCGACGCTGCTGCCGTTCGTGAAGCCGGGCGCGCTGCTGGCCGCCGAGCGCGGCGAGATCGACTGGCCGCACCAGGTGTTCCGGCTCTACTGGCCGCGCGCGAGTGCGCATTCCTTCTTGCACCAGCCCGATCCGCTGGCGACAGCGGCCGCCTGAGCGACTAAGCTCCCGGCAGGCGGCCCCCCGAGCGCCCCAGAAAGCCCGTTCCCAGGAGACGACAAGCGTGCTGAAGGTCTATCTCGTCGAAGACGATCCGCTGGTGGCCCAGCACGTGCTGGACACGCTGAACGAAGCGCCGGGCATCCGCTGCGTCGGCCACGCCAACCGGCTTGGCATCGCCCGCATCGACCTGCCGCAGTGCCGCCCCGACGTGCTGCTGTCCGACCTGGGCCTGCCCGACGGCGACGGCACCGAGCTGATCGGCGAGCTGAGCCATGCGCCGGCGATCGACGGCGTGTGGCACCCGCACATCCTGGTGTTCTCGGTGTTCGGCGACGAGGCGCGCGTGATCCAGGCCATCGAGGCCGGTGCCGACGGATACTTCCTGAAGGGCTGCACCTCGGAGGAGCTGGTGCGCGCCGTCGAGCAGGCCGCGCGCGGCGAGTCGCCCATCTCTCCGGCGATCGCGCGCCACCTGCTCAAGCGCTTCCGCGAGGACGGCTTCAGCGAAACGAGTTTCCGCGACTCGGGCTTCTCGGAGTTCGGCGGTGGAGGAGGCGACACCGGCATGATGGACCTCGACGAGCCCTCGCGCCGCGACCACGAGGTCAGCGCCCGCGAGCACGAGGTGCTGCGGCTCGTGGCCCAGGGCTACGTCAGCGAAGAAATCGCCGAGCGCCTGCTGACCACGCCGAGCGCCGTGGCCACCGCGGTGCGCAACGTCTACCGCAAGCTGCAGTTGGGGCAGCGCGCCCGCGCCACCGTGCAGGCGCAGTCGCGTCCCGGCTGGGCGTGAAGCCGGCCCGCCCCGCGACGGGGCCGGCACCCGCGGCGCCGTGCGCTGGCGGGGCCTGCTGGCGGGGCGTGCTGGTGCTGCTTGCGATCGGCCTGTCGGGCGGCGACTGCCATGCCGCGCCGCTGGTCGCCGTGGACACGAGCGGCCTGCGCAGCCCCTGGATCGCCGGCGCGGCCGGCGCACTGGGCGTGCTGGCGCTGCTGCTGTCCGGCCGCGCGCGGCGCTCGGGCTATGGCTGGTTCGGTGCCGCGAGCCTCCTGTGGGCCGTGCGCGAGGCCACGCTGCCCGGCGGCCCGGGCCCCGACGCGAGACCCTGGACGGTGGTGCTGCACCAGGCGGGCTTCGCGTGGATCGCGGTGCTGGGCGCGCTGTACGCGATGAACGTGGTGGGCCGCGACACGCTGCGCACCCGCCTCGTGCTGGGCGGTTGGGCCGCCGTGGCGCTGGCCCTGGCGGCCGGCGCGGTGCTGCTGCCGGCGCCGACGCTCGGCATGCTGCTGCGGGCCGGCACGCTGGCGATGGCGATGGGCGTGCTGTGGGTGCTGGCGTCCGCGGCACGGCAGCAGCGCAGCGCGCCCGCGCTGCTGCTGACCGTGACCGCCCTGATCGGCCTGGCGATCGGCCTGCGCGACCTGTGGGTGTTCGGCCAGCCGGAGCCCGGCGATGCGGTGGCCTGGAGCCGCTACACGGTGCTGCTGCTGATCGCGGTGGCGGCCTGGCTGCTGGTGGACGAGTTCACGCGCTCGAGCGCCGAGCTGCGCGCGCTGAACCGCGACCTGCTGGACCGCGTGGCGCAGAAGGAGCGCGACCTGCAGATGGCGTTCGAGGGCACGCGGCTGCGCGATCAGCGGCAGGCGGTGCTGGCCGAGCGCGACCGCATCCTGCGCGAGATGCACGACGGCCTGGGCGGCCGGCTGGTGGCGGCGATGGCGCTGACCTCGCAGGTGGAGCGTCAGTCGCTGCCGCCGCCGGGCGGCGAGCCGCGCAGCGTGGACGAGCCGCTGCGCGACCTGAAGCTCACGCTCGACGACTGCCTGGTCGAGCTGCGGCTCGCGCTCGACTCGCTGGAGACCGACCAGCGTCCGCTGATCGAGGCGCTGGCCGAGCTGCGCTTCCGCGTCGAGCCTTCGCTGCGGGCGGCCGGCGTGCGGCTGGTCTGGCAGCTGGACGAAGCGGCGAGTGAGGTGGAGCTGCCGGCGGCGGAGACGCTGCATGTGCTGCGCATCGTGCGCGAGGCGCTGACCAACGTGATCAAGCACGCCCACGCCACCGTGGTGTGGCTGCGCCTCGAGGCGCGCGGCACGCAGCGGCTGGCGCTGACGGTGGTGGACAACGGCCTGCAGCAGCGCATGAGCGAGGCGCAGGTCGACATGCCGCTGTTCGTGCCGCCGTCCATCGTGCACGGGGGTCGTGGCCTGGCCAACATGCAGCGCCGCGCGGCGGCCTTGTCGGCCCGCCTCGACAGCGGCCCGCACCCGGAAGGCTGGGCGGTGACGCTGGAGTTGCCGCTGCCGGCGGCGGGCTGAGGGCGGCCGTCAGGCCACCGGCGGCGCCGTGTCGGCGAAGCTCGGTCGCTGGCTCAGCTTGTCGAGCAGCTTGGCCAGCGACGGGTGATCGTCGCGCCAGGGGATCTGCGGGAAGCGGAACGACAGCCAGCCGAGCGCGCAGCCGACGGCGATGTCGGCCAGCGTGAAGTGGTTGCCGCCGCACCAGGGGCGGTCGCCCAGGCCCTGGCTCATCGCCTGCAGGCTGGCGTCGACCTTGGCCATCTGGCGGTCGACCCAGGCGTCGCTGCGCTGCGCCTCGCTGCGGCCGGCCCAGGTGCGTTCGAGCCGCGCCAGGATGGCTGCGTCGAGCAGGCCGTCGGCCAGCGCTTCCCAGGTGCGCACCTCGATCCGCTCGCGACCGGACGGCGGGATCAGCTTGCCCACCGGCGACAGCATGTCGAGGTACTCGACGATGACGCGCGAGTCGAACACCGCCTCGCCACCCTCCATCACGAGACAGGGCACCTTGCCGAGCGGGTTGGATTCGGAGATGGAGGTCTCTGCGCCCCACACGTCGTCGAGCACGAACTTGTACTCGAGCTTTTTCTCGGCCATCACGACACGGACCTTGCGGACGTAGGGACTGGCGAGGGAACCGATGAGTTTCATGGGAGGTGGGGTGTGGGCTGCGAAACGATTCTAGCGAGCCGCCCCGGTCGGACCGCGGCCTTCCGAGGGGGTGTGGCGCGGACCCCCTCCTACAATTGCAGGCTCCCCGCCACGCCCCGTGGCGCGCCCGCACGACCGACCGCTCCCCATGGAACTGACCGCCCTCACCGCCCTCTCGCCGCTCGACGGCCGCTATGCCGCCAAGCTCGCCGCGCTGCGGCCGCTGCTCAGCGAGTTCGGGCTGATGCACCGCCGCGTGCAGGTGGAGGTGGAGTGGTTCATCGCGCTCAGCGACGCGGGCTTGCCGGAGCTGGCGCCGCTAGGCAGCGAAGCCCGCGCTCACCTTCGCAAGCTGGTCGCCGGCTTCGCCGAGGCCGACGCGCAGGCCATCAAGGACATCGAGAAGACCACCAACCACGACGTGAAAGCGGTCGAGTACTGGCTGAAGTCGAAATTCGCCGGCCACGCGGAGCTGCAGGCGGCCGGCGAGTTCGTGCACTTCGCCTGCACCAGCGAGGACATCAACAACACCAGCCATGCGCTGATGCTGGGCGCCGCGCGCGAGGGCGTGCTGCTGCCGGCGCTCGACGGCCTGGTGGCCACGCTGACGCGCATGGCGAACCAGTTCGCCGACCTGCCGATGCTGAGCCGCACCCACGGCCAGACCGCCAGCCCCACCACCGTGGGCAAGGAGATCGCCAACGTGGTGGCGCGCCTGGCCACCGCGCGCCAGCGCATCGCCGCGGTGCCGCTGCTGGCCAAGATGAACGGCGCGGTGGGCAACTACAACGCCCACCTGTCGGCCTACCCCGAGCTGGACTGGGAGACCTTCAGCCGCCGCGTGGTGGAGCAGCAGCTCGGCCTGGCGTTCAATCCGTACACGATCCAGATCGAGCCGCACGACTACATGGCCGAGCTGTTCGACGCGGTGACGCGCTGCAACACCATCCTGATCGACTGGTCGCGCGACGTCTGGGGCTACATCAGCCTGGGCTACTTCAAGCAGAAGCTCAAGGCCGGCGAGATCGGCTCGAGCACGATGCCTCACAAGGTGAACCCGATCGACTTCGAGAACGCCGAAGGCAACCTGGGCCTGGCCAACGCGCTGCTCGCGCACCTGAGCCAGAAGCTGCCGATCAGCCGCTGGCAGCGCGACCTGACCGACTCCACCGTGCTGCGCAACATGGGCGTGGCGCTGGGCTACGCGCTGCTGGGCTGGGACTCGCTGGCGCGCGGCCTGGGCAAGCTCGAGGTCAACGAGGCCGCGCTCGCGGCCGACCTCGACGCCGCCTGGGAGGTGCTGGCCGAGCCCATCCAGACCGTGATGCGCCGCCACGGCCTGCCCAACCCCTACGAGCGGCTCAAGGAGCTGACGCGCGGCAAGGCGATCACGCGCGAGTCGCTCGCCGCCTTCATCGAGACGCTGGAGCTGCCCGAGTCCGAGAAGCAGCGCCTGCGCACGCTGACCCCGGGCAACTACACCGGCAAGGCGGCCGAGCTGGCGCAGCGCATCGGCGGCTGAGGGCGCACACGACATGAGCTTTCGCGCCCGCCTGCTGGCCGCCGAGCGGCTGAACGATTCGCTGCTGTGCGTGGGGCTGGACCCCGAGCCGTCCAAGTTCCCGGCGCCGTGGACCGGCGACGCCACGCGCATCTTCGACTTCTGCGCCCGCATCGTCGACGCCACCAAGGACCTGGTGATCGCGTTCAAGCCGCAGATCGCCTACTTCGCGGCGCACCGGGCCGAAGACCAGCTGGAGCGGCTGATGGCCTACCTCCGCCGCGTCGCGCCCGACGTGCCGGTGATCCTGGACGCCAAGCGCGGCGACATCGGCAGCACCGCCGAGCAGTACGCACGCGAGGCCTTCGAGCGCTACCAGGCCGACGCGGTGACGCTGTCGCCTTTCATGGGCTTCGACTCGGTCGAGCCCTACCTGCGCTGGCCCGGCAAGGGCGCGATCCTGCTGTGCCGCACCTCCAACCCCGGCGGCAGCGACCTGCAGAACCAGCGGCTGGCCGACGTGGACGGCACACCGCGGCTCTATGAGCACCTGGCGCAGCTCGCGCAGGGCCCGTGGAACACCAACGGCCAGCTCGGCCTGGTGGTGGGCGCGACCTTCCCCGAGGAGCTGGCGCGCGTGCGCGCGCTGGCGCCGACGCTGCCGCTGCTGATCCCCGGCGTCGGCGCGCAAGGCGGCGACGCGGCGGCGACGGTGAAGGCGGCCTGGCGCGGCGACAAGGCGACGACGAGCGCGCCGATCATCGTGAACTCCTCGCGCGCGGTGCTGTACGCCGGCCGCGATGCCGAGTTCGCGAGCGCGGCACGCCAGGTGGCGCTGGCCACGCGGGCGGCGCTGAACGCGGCGCGCTGAGGAAGCAGCAGCCCCTCAGCCCCGCAACTGCAACCCCCGCCGCCGCACCCCGGTCAACGCGAACAGCGCGTTCGCCACCGCCGGCGCAATGGGCGGCGTGCCGGGCTCGCCGACACCGCCGGGCGGGTGCTCGCTGGCGACGAGGTGGGTCTCGATCCGCGGCGACTCGGCCAGCGTGAGCAGCGGCTGCTCGGGAAAGTTCTTCTGCTGCACCACGCCGGCCACGATGTCGATGCCGCCGTGCAGCGCGGCGCTGAGGCCGAACACGATGCCGCCCTCCATCTGCTGCCGCACGATGCCGGGGTTGACCACGGTGCCGCAGTCGATGGCGCAGACCACGCGGTGCACGCGCGGCACGCCGCCGGCCGCCAGCGACACCTCGGCCACCTGCGCGACGATGCTGCCGAAGCTCTCGTGCAGCGCCACGCCGCGCGCCCGCCCGGCCGGCGAGGGCCGACCCCAACCGGACTGCTGGGCCGCGAGCTGCAGCACCGCGGCGTGGCGTGGGCTGCCGGCCAGCAGCGCGAGCCGGTAGGCCACCGGGTCCTGCTGCGCCGCGTG is drawn from Methylibium petroleiphilum PM1 and contains these coding sequences:
- a CDS encoding nitric oxide reductase activation protein NorD; the protein is MAAPLPARAAASPTAGAPPWLALADMRAELGPYLRTLWRAAPALAEADAARPWLSARGVHLPPTVALAAHEADDGAARYWYRAAATHAAAHRAYGSQPLARGHSGPVVRALVGLLEDARVEHLACRELPGLRRLWLRFHTASPALGDGFEALMQRLARSLLDAGYGDPHPWVAKGRRLFFLDDHGQVLAVPHTAALRTLAARLGHDIGQMRAGFNDREYLVQPSYRDDNAWLWLPEQAAPAAETPVPQPQAAGANDTPPQPAQAPPEAVRYRYPEWDRLIARQRPAWCTVLETRPLALPRSGRAAVAARTARRKPLRVPVTPAFARGAQLDGDEFDLDALAQAATAGRAGLAPDARVHRRRARQAEPRASLWLIDASASSAGPARGHDGATSLLQAARQAAWLAARSAQGPRHACAIHGFCSEGREAVHYRRLKDFGDALDADAAARLDGLAAGLSTRLGAALRHATALLGRQRAARRTLVLVSDGEPHDIDTHDPRYLVEDARRAVQAAARRGITVRCVGLDPAAAPALRRIFGAGGYCVPARADALPSLLARAALSSPGR
- the gloA gene encoding lactoylglutathione lyase → MSFTTEQQPGVCEQAPAATKGFTLNHSMLRVKDPKVSLDFYTRVLGMRLLRKLDFPEMSFSLYFLAQAEEAAMAPQDVGERTAWTFAQRGILELTHNWGTENDTEFKYHDGNAKPQGFGHICISVPDLDAAVRWFDENGVTYVKRPEQGKMKDVAFIKDADGYWIEIVEPARLAKLGRPA
- a CDS encoding alpha/beta fold hydrolase; amino-acid sequence: MGSSWFEGFESRTFDIDGVPLFARYGGQPDGPPLLLLHGYPQTHAIWHRVAQRLADRYRLVMPDLRGYGRSAKPPGAHDHANYSKRAMAADVLGVMRALGHERFFVAGHDRGGRVAHRLALDHPQAVRKLCVLDIVPTLTMYERTDMAFAQAYYHWFYLIQPAPLPEKQIGADPGWYLRHTLGGWGSKGISFIEPEALADYDHGFCTPEGVHGACEDYRAAAGIDLEHDRASRKAGQRVACDLHVLWGARGVVAKQFQPIADWQAACSGAVSGYAVPAGHFIPEELPALTATELQNFFGGG
- a CDS encoding FMN-binding glutamate synthase family protein: MPAWLLRLNEHFPIRYFVWLACAVGALLSALVWVVTGSGGLVLLVFLALVGTGVHDVRQSRHSVLRNYPVIGHLRFFFEFIRPEMRQYFIEGDNEAAPFSRQQRSLVYQRAKGEPDKRPFGTQHDVGAEGYEWINHSIAPTTLASHDFRITVGGERAQPYSASIFNISAMSFGALSANAILALNAGAKRGGFAHDTGEGSISRYHREHGGDLIWEIGSGYFGCRHDDGSFSEERFAETARDPQVKMIELKLSQGAKPGHGGVLPGPKVTPEIAAARGVAVGVDCVSPSRHAAFDSPVGMLQFIEKLRTLSGGKPVGFKLCIGHPWEWFAIAKAMRETNLLPDFIVVDGAEGGTGAAPLEFTDHVGAPLQEGLMLVHNTLTGIGLRDRIQLGCAGKVVSAFDIARLMALGADWCNAGRGFMFALGCIQAQACHTGHCPTGVTTQDPMRQKALVVPTKADRVFMFHQETLRALKELVQAAGLQHPREITAAHIVRRVADHEVKLLATLLPFVKPGALLAAERGEIDWPHQVFRLYWPRASAHSFLHQPDPLATAAA
- a CDS encoding response regulator; translation: MLKVYLVEDDPLVAQHVLDTLNEAPGIRCVGHANRLGIARIDLPQCRPDVLLSDLGLPDGDGTELIGELSHAPAIDGVWHPHILVFSVFGDEARVIQAIEAGADGYFLKGCTSEELVRAVEQAARGESPISPAIARHLLKRFREDGFSETSFRDSGFSEFGGGGGDTGMMDLDEPSRRDHEVSAREHEVLRLVAQGYVSEEIAERLLTTPSAVATAVRNVYRKLQLGQRARATVQAQSRPGWA
- a CDS encoding sensor histidine kinase, which codes for MLVLLAIGLSGGDCHAAPLVAVDTSGLRSPWIAGAAGALGVLALLLSGRARRSGYGWFGAASLLWAVREATLPGGPGPDARPWTVVLHQAGFAWIAVLGALYAMNVVGRDTLRTRLVLGGWAAVALALAAGAVLLPAPTLGMLLRAGTLAMAMGVLWVLASAARQQRSAPALLLTVTALIGLAIGLRDLWVFGQPEPGDAVAWSRYTVLLLIAVAAWLLVDEFTRSSAELRALNRDLLDRVAQKERDLQMAFEGTRLRDQRQAVLAERDRILREMHDGLGGRLVAAMALTSQVERQSLPPPGGEPRSVDEPLRDLKLTLDDCLVELRLALDSLETDQRPLIEALAELRFRVEPSLRAAGVRLVWQLDEAASEVELPAAETLHVLRIVREALTNVIKHAHATVVWLRLEARGTQRLALTVVDNGLQQRMSEAQVDMPLFVPPSIVHGGRGLANMQRRAAALSARLDSGPHPEGWAVTLELPLPAAG
- a CDS encoding glutathione S-transferase C-terminal domain-containing protein; translation: MKLIGSLASPYVRKVRVVMAEKKLEYKFVLDDVWGAETSISESNPLGKVPCLVMEGGEAVFDSRVIVEYLDMLSPVGKLIPPSGRERIEVRTWEALADGLLDAAILARLERTWAGRSEAQRSDAWVDRQMAKVDASLQAMSQGLGDRPWCGGNHFTLADIAVGCALGWLSFRFPQIPWRDDHPSLAKLLDKLSQRPSFADTAPPVA
- the purB gene encoding adenylosuccinate lyase — protein: MELTALTALSPLDGRYAAKLAALRPLLSEFGLMHRRVQVEVEWFIALSDAGLPELAPLGSEARAHLRKLVAGFAEADAQAIKDIEKTTNHDVKAVEYWLKSKFAGHAELQAAGEFVHFACTSEDINNTSHALMLGAAREGVLLPALDGLVATLTRMANQFADLPMLSRTHGQTASPTTVGKEIANVVARLATARQRIAAVPLLAKMNGAVGNYNAHLSAYPELDWETFSRRVVEQQLGLAFNPYTIQIEPHDYMAELFDAVTRCNTILIDWSRDVWGYISLGYFKQKLKAGEIGSSTMPHKVNPIDFENAEGNLGLANALLAHLSQKLPISRWQRDLTDSTVLRNMGVALGYALLGWDSLARGLGKLEVNEAALAADLDAAWEVLAEPIQTVMRRHGLPNPYERLKELTRGKAITRESLAAFIETLELPESEKQRLRTLTPGNYTGKAAELAQRIGG
- the pyrF gene encoding orotidine-5'-phosphate decarboxylase; translation: MSFRARLLAAERLNDSLLCVGLDPEPSKFPAPWTGDATRIFDFCARIVDATKDLVIAFKPQIAYFAAHRAEDQLERLMAYLRRVAPDVPVILDAKRGDIGSTAEQYAREAFERYQADAVTLSPFMGFDSVEPYLRWPGKGAILLCRTSNPGGSDLQNQRLADVDGTPRLYEHLAQLAQGPWNTNGQLGLVVGATFPEELARVRALAPTLPLLIPGVGAQGGDAAATVKAAWRGDKATTSAPIIVNSSRAVLYAGRDAEFASAARQVALATRAALNAAR